A single window of Vibrio campbellii CAIM 519 = NBRC 15631 = ATCC 25920 DNA harbors:
- a CDS encoding GNAT family N-acetyltransferase, whose protein sequence is MEITFRQINMDDDFELCVASRKDAYFCSFGHYDGFEDFISGYRERVLERLSTSGWFYIHIFVDSEFAGQLEFRSFSPEPDTGYVHLIYLKPNFRGLGLAPKVQEYIVRTLSQAGCLRAVLSVSRTNTRALTFYKRNGWEFTRRNPKHDETDFYQLWIGHTGDVESGSSGLSGAKR, encoded by the coding sequence ATGGAAATTACTTTTCGACAGATAAACATGGATGACGATTTCGAGCTATGTGTTGCATCTAGGAAGGATGCGTACTTTTGTAGCTTCGGACACTATGATGGCTTCGAGGACTTCATCAGTGGCTATCGTGAGCGAGTCTTGGAACGATTATCGACATCAGGTTGGTTCTACATTCATATATTTGTGGATAGCGAGTTTGCAGGGCAACTCGAATTTCGCAGCTTTTCACCCGAGCCGGACACGGGCTATGTGCACCTTATTTATCTAAAACCGAATTTTCGTGGATTAGGGCTTGCCCCTAAAGTGCAAGAGTATATCGTCAGAACGTTGAGCCAGGCGGGGTGCTTGCGTGCGGTACTTTCTGTAAGCCGAACGAACACGAGGGCACTCACTTTTTATAAGCGCAATGGTTGGGAGTTCACGCGTAGGAACCCGAAACACGATGAAACCGACTTCTATCAACTTTGGATAGGTCACACGGGTGACGTTGAGTCTGGATCAAGCGGACTGTCTGGCGCAAAGCGGTAA